A region of uncultured Carboxylicivirga sp. DNA encodes the following proteins:
- a CDS encoding acyl-CoA carboxylase subunit beta translates to MKVSEKIELLKKKREEVKMMGGEDRVAKQREKGKLSARERLDHLFDEGSFREIDMFVEHRSVNFGMEKVEVPSDGVIVGHGLVHGRPVFAFSQDFTSRGGSLGEMHAAKICKIMDLAVKAGAPVVGLNDSGGARVEEGVDALKAYGEIFMRNSRSSGVIPQISAIMGPCAGGAVYSPIMTDFIFMVKKKSHMFITSPYVIKTVTGEETTFEELGGAMVHNSKSGNAHFAYDSDEETIDGIKELLEYLPNNNLEEAPQVPMGDDPHRECEELNTIIPDSSNVPYDMKKIIESVLDNGEFMEVHEHYAENAIVGFGHLNNRSVGIIANQPMIQAGCLDIDASDKISRFVRTCDAFNIPMITFVDVPGYLPGVQQEWDGIIRHGAKLLWSYAEATVPKFTVITRKDYGGAYLAMCSKPLGADMVFAWPSAEIAVMGAKGAVEVISTYRKQIAEAEDKAAKTEEKIKEYEDAFSVPYLAAKRGYIDDVIIPSETRQRLVDAMEIMSTKTEVLPPKKHGNIPL, encoded by the coding sequence ATGAAAGTGTCTGAAAAAATTGAACTGCTCAAAAAAAAGAGAGAGGAAGTCAAAATGATGGGTGGAGAGGACCGCGTTGCCAAACAACGCGAGAAAGGAAAGCTTTCTGCTCGTGAGAGACTTGATCATCTTTTTGATGAGGGATCTTTTAGGGAAATAGACATGTTTGTTGAGCATCGCTCTGTTAATTTTGGTATGGAAAAGGTAGAGGTTCCATCCGACGGAGTTATTGTTGGTCACGGTTTAGTACATGGACGTCCCGTTTTTGCTTTTTCACAGGATTTTACTTCACGTGGAGGTTCGTTGGGTGAGATGCATGCTGCTAAAATCTGTAAGATTATGGATTTAGCCGTTAAAGCCGGAGCTCCTGTGGTAGGATTGAATGATTCAGGTGGTGCGCGTGTGGAAGAAGGAGTTGATGCTCTTAAAGCATACGGTGAAATCTTTATGCGTAACTCACGTTCTTCGGGCGTTATTCCGCAGATTTCAGCGATTATGGGTCCTTGTGCTGGTGGAGCTGTTTATTCTCCAATTATGACAGACTTTATCTTTATGGTTAAAAAGAAAAGTCACATGTTTATCACAAGCCCGTATGTAATTAAAACGGTTACCGGTGAGGAAACTACCTTCGAAGAATTGGGTGGTGCAATGGTTCACAATTCTAAGAGTGGTAACGCACACTTTGCATACGACAGTGATGAAGAAACAATAGATGGTATTAAAGAACTTTTAGAGTACTTACCAAATAACAACCTTGAAGAAGCTCCTCAAGTTCCTATGGGTGATGATCCTCATCGTGAATGTGAAGAGTTAAACACTATTATTCCAGATTCATCAAATGTACCTTACGACATGAAGAAAATCATCGAGTCAGTTCTTGATAACGGTGAATTCATGGAAGTACATGAGCATTATGCAGAAAATGCAATTGTTGGTTTCGGACACTTAAATAACAGATCAGTTGGTATCATTGCAAACCAACCTATGATTCAGGCAGGTTGTTTAGATATCGATGCTTCAGATAAAATCAGTCGTTTTGTTCGTACTTGCGACGCTTTCAATATTCCAATGATCACTTTCGTGGATGTTCCGGGTTACTTGCCAGGTGTTCAGCAAGAGTGGGATGGTATCATTCGTCACGGTGCAAAGTTACTTTGGAGTTATGCCGAAGCTACTGTACCTAAGTTTACAGTTATTACTCGTAAAGATTATGGTGGTGCATATCTTGCAATGTGTTCTAAACCATTGGGTGCTGATATGGTTTTTGCATGGCCAAGTGCTGAGATTGCTGTAATGGGTGCTAAAGGTGCTGTTGAGGTAATTTCAACCTATCGTAAACAAATTGCCGAGGCTGAAGATAAAGCCGCTAAAACAGAGGAAAAAATCAAAGAATACGAAGACGCTTTCAGTGTACCTTATTTGGCTGCTAAACGTGGATATATCGATGATGTTATCATTCCAAGTGAAACACGTCAGCGTTTGGTAGATGCAATGGAAATCATGTCGACTAAGACTGAAGTGTTGCCTCCTAAAAAACACGGTAATATTCCTTTATAA
- a CDS encoding diacylglycerol kinase family protein, whose product MKHRQSRLESFKYAFKGMYILFKDEANARIHLIAAVLAVVLGLFLKLNVNEWFWIVLAIILVFIMELVNTAIENLADAFSKDYNTLLGKAKDLGAAATLLAAFFAIIIALFVFVPKILMLM is encoded by the coding sequence ATGAAACATCGTCAAAGCAGACTTGAAAGTTTTAAATACGCTTTTAAGGGAATGTACATACTATTCAAAGATGAAGCAAATGCCCGTATTCATTTAATTGCTGCAGTTCTGGCTGTTGTATTAGGTTTATTTCTAAAATTAAATGTCAATGAATGGTTTTGGATTGTTTTGGCGATTATTCTTGTCTTCATTATGGAGTTAGTAAATACAGCAATTGAAAATTTAGCTGATGCTTTTTCGAAGGATTACAATACTTTATTGGGTAAGGCAAAGGATTTAGGTGCAGCAGCTACGTTGTTGGCGGCCTTTTTTGCGATAATAATAGCACTGTTTGTCTTTGTACCTAAAATATTGATGTTAATGTAA
- a CDS encoding glycosyl hydrolase 53 family protein — translation MNFNRILYLFLFVLITFACVDDYDKPVKTVVPDVPVKDMSGYAKGADVSWLTEMESQGVLFYDTAGVQTECLTLLKDMGMNSIRLRVWVNPTNGWCNTADLLVKAKRANDLGMRILVDFHYSDVWADPSSQNKPVEWENLSFEDLSTAVSNHATDVLNALKDWGITPEWVQVGNETGNGMLWDDGRASDNMAQYATLNNKGYDAVKAVFPDAKVIVHLQEGNRNSLYRWLFDGLKNNGAKWDVIGMSLYPEADTWQSLNDDIISNINDMISRYDCEVMICEVGMDVEQEDAGYNFLKDLMNRTQTIDECLGIFYWEPQSYNNWNGYTKGAFNAEGMPTKTMYSFGE, via the coding sequence ATGAATTTTAATAGGATTTTATATCTGTTTCTTTTTGTGTTGATAACATTTGCGTGTGTAGATGATTACGATAAACCTGTTAAGACTGTAGTGCCAGATGTTCCGGTTAAGGATATGAGTGGTTATGCAAAAGGTGCCGATGTTAGTTGGTTAACCGAAATGGAATCGCAAGGAGTTTTGTTTTACGATACAGCAGGAGTTCAAACCGAGTGTCTTACACTTCTGAAAGACATGGGAATGAATTCCATTCGTTTAAGAGTATGGGTAAATCCAACAAACGGTTGGTGCAATACAGCAGATTTATTGGTGAAGGCAAAGCGCGCTAATGACTTAGGTATGCGCATATTGGTTGATTTTCATTATAGTGATGTTTGGGCCGATCCTTCCAGTCAAAACAAACCTGTTGAATGGGAGAATTTGTCGTTCGAAGATCTTAGTACAGCAGTTTCCAACCATGCAACAGATGTTCTTAATGCATTAAAAGATTGGGGTATTACACCAGAATGGGTACAGGTTGGAAACGAAACCGGAAACGGCATGTTGTGGGATGATGGACGAGCATCGGATAATATGGCGCAATATGCTACCTTAAATAATAAGGGATACGATGCTGTTAAAGCTGTTTTTCCGGATGCTAAAGTGATTGTGCATCTTCAGGAAGGTAATAGAAACAGTTTGTATCGTTGGTTATTTGATGGTCTGAAGAATAATGGGGCCAAATGGGATGTAATTGGAATGTCACTTTATCCTGAAGCTGATACCTGGCAAAGCTTAAATGATGATATTATTAGTAATATTAACGACATGATCAGCAGATACGACTGTGAAGTAATGATTTGTGAAGTTGGCATGGACGTGGAGCAAGAAGATGCTGGTTATAACTTTTTAAAAGATCTGATGAACCGTACACAGACTATTGATGAATGCCTGGGTATCTTTTATTGGGAACCACAAAGTTATAATAACTGGAATGGTTACACTAAGGGGGCTTTTAATGCAGAAGGAATGCCTACTAAAACAATGTATTCTTTTGGTGAATAA
- a CDS encoding DUF5114 domain-containing protein: MKNIFKYLTLSLFVMLLACEKDGDKLILAGLESSTLVSSGSDVVLTQDNKDAILLSFSWNESELSISNELYGIPDDVPQMILEISATETFDQYETRQPEENMLALTGGELNTLAKNFGFEADKSTPMYFRVTSSYGSNTEVYYSNIIAVNITSYEIDMSLGFILESDQSTDTGFTLYSPNSDGNYHGFTGSTAWYNWYLKEGDGTIWGNDGVAGTPFLISSELASMWNFWYPGVGGCYYTTLSTSAKEWTATYIPSLQVSGDVTGEMTFVRSEVKWYISLTTTNDNAVVKVSSTDAKLYNLSTGTDDASAINKEIGFVADGTNGLSFEMSADAATDIIFGTAGDYTLTLYLADPTNLYYEITEGSTVVVDPISEFLYLPGIDDLISGEWTFDNYLRLISADDSTFAGVINVNSEWGYQMTLEDGNWDDVYKMGDTEGQLVFKGPNNIAPPPAGLYLIEADLKNLTYSHTEVTSLSYAGFNDDWTMVQMAETANAGVYSISVTINGASPWGAKLYMNSNWDLFFGGSDGNLYLGGEGITDDASINPGTYDLIADAINQNYVLLGDEVYVTGLNDVWDFTSVVLTKQSTGVYSGSATVTAGVPWGIAIHVDQSWNRYFGGSLDAMDYLGGNIDMSGLANGTYTVTVDFINNTCTFE; this comes from the coding sequence ATGAAGAATATATTTAAATATCTCACATTGTCTTTATTCGTAATGCTACTGGCTTGCGAAAAAGATGGCGATAAGCTGATTCTTGCAGGACTTGAGTCATCAACCCTGGTTAGCAGTGGATCAGATGTTGTACTTACGCAGGATAATAAGGATGCCATATTATTGAGTTTCTCATGGAATGAGAGTGAATTGTCCATCAGTAATGAATTATATGGTATACCTGATGATGTTCCTCAGATGATACTTGAAATTTCAGCTACTGAAACGTTTGATCAGTATGAAACCAGACAACCGGAAGAAAATATGCTGGCTTTGACTGGTGGAGAGTTAAATACATTGGCTAAAAATTTTGGTTTTGAAGCGGATAAGAGTACTCCTATGTACTTTAGGGTAACTTCTTCTTATGGCTCAAATACTGAGGTGTATTACAGTAACATCATAGCTGTTAATATTACCAGTTACGAAATTGATATGTCGCTTGGTTTTATATTGGAGTCAGATCAGTCAACTGATACAGGATTTACTCTTTACTCGCCGAATAGCGATGGAAATTATCATGGTTTTACGGGTTCAACAGCCTGGTATAACTGGTATCTGAAAGAAGGTGATGGTACCATCTGGGGTAATGATGGTGTGGCAGGTACACCGTTCTTAATTTCATCAGAACTGGCGTCAATGTGGAATTTCTGGTATCCGGGTGTTGGCGGATGTTACTATACCACTTTAAGTACATCAGCTAAAGAATGGACAGCGACTTATATTCCGTCTTTACAGGTTTCAGGCGATGTAACGGGTGAAATGACTTTTGTGCGATCAGAAGTAAAATGGTATATATCTTTAACAACAACCAATGATAATGCTGTGGTTAAAGTAAGTTCAACAGATGCTAAATTGTATAATTTGTCAACCGGAACAGATGATGCTTCTGCTATTAACAAAGAAATTGGTTTTGTTGCAGATGGTACCAATGGTTTAAGTTTTGAAATGTCGGCAGATGCAGCAACAGATATTATCTTTGGTACAGCAGGCGATTATACCTTAACTTTATATTTGGCAGATCCAACCAATTTGTATTATGAAATAACTGAAGGTTCGACTGTTGTTGTTGATCCAATTAGTGAGTTTCTGTATCTTCCAGGTATTGATGATTTAATATCAGGTGAATGGACCTTTGATAATTACCTTCGCCTGATAAGTGCGGATGATTCAACTTTTGCAGGTGTTATTAATGTTAACTCCGAATGGGGATATCAAATGACTCTGGAAGATGGAAACTGGGATGATGTTTATAAGATGGGTGATACGGAAGGTCAATTGGTATTTAAAGGACCAAATAATATTGCGCCTCCGCCAGCCGGTTTATATCTAATAGAAGCAGATTTAAAAAATCTTACCTACAGCCATACCGAAGTTACAAGTTTGAGCTATGCTGGTTTTAACGATGACTGGACTATGGTTCAAATGGCTGAAACTGCTAACGCAGGCGTTTATTCGATTAGTGTAACCATAAATGGAGCATCTCCATGGGGAGCCAAGTTGTATATGAATAGCAACTGGGATCTTTTCTTTGGTGGTTCAGATGGTAATCTGTACTTAGGTGGTGAAGGTATTACTGATGATGCCTCAATTAATCCGGGAACCTACGATTTAATTGCGGACGCCATTAATCAAAACTATGTGTTATTGGGCGATGAAGTATATGTTACAGGATTGAATGATGTTTGGGATTTTACGTCAGTGGTGCTTACCAAACAATCAACCGGAGTTTATAGTGGTAGTGCAACTGTAACGGCTGGTGTTCCATGGGGTATTGCTATTCATGTCGATCAGTCTTGGAATCGTTACTTTGGTGGTTCTTTGGACGCCATGGACTATTTGGGTGGAAATATTGATATGAGCGGTTTAGCTAATGGAACGTATACTGTTACTGTTGATTTTATTAATAACACCTGTACATTTGAATAA